The window CGGAACCGTTACCAATCACAATCTGGTTGGTCGAAACGCCATACATCTTTGCAATCGCATCAATGAGCTTCGGAGCATCGCCGCGCGGGTACAAGTGCAACGAATTTGCAATTTCGTGGAACGCTTCCACCGCCTTCGGGGAAGCACCCAACGGGTTTTCGTTAGACGCAAGCTTTACAACATTCTTAAGACCATAACGTTCACGAATTTCGTCGATGGACTTGCCTGGGACGTAATCGGAAAGTTTAGAAAGTTCTGGACGCGGTTCTACCACAAATACCTCCATTTTACGCGTGTAAATTTAGCTTTTACCGGGCGATTTATCTAACTTTGATGGACATGAAACGCATTCTTTGCCTACTAATCACCATTTTAGCAACAAGTTCTTTTGCATTGGACCATTTCTGGGACATGCGCTACAACTTCGGCCCCGAAAGTCGCCCGTCACCCAAGATGGGAATCGGTCTTGGCATCCGCTCGCCGTTCAATTCCGATGTCCTTTTCCCCATCAACTTCACGACACGCCTCAACAAAAACTTTGACGTTGGTGCAAAGCTCGACATCAACACTTACAATAAATTAGAAGAAACAAGGACAGCGCTTGATCTTGGCGTTCGTTACCGCTACAAACCCAGTTCCTATATCGCTTTTGACGGCTATCTCGACTTGAGCGAAACAAGCCAAAGCGCCTTGGCTTTCACCATCGGCACACAGCAGTTTATCGCCAAGTGCTTTGCCAACTACTATGAACTTCGCGCCGGCTTCCTTGATGGAGCAACCGGCAAAGACGGCTACGCAAAGTTCTCGGCATCCATGATTCCGACAATCGTTTTCGGACAAGTTCTCCGCATGTTCCTTGAAGTCACTTCATCTGCAAGTATCGGTAATCTCAAAGACGATTTCATGGTCGACATTATTCCTAAAATGGAACTTACATTCGGCGGGACGCACGTTCGTGTAGACTTCGACGTCGGCGTTATGCAAGAAAAGAACAATGATCGAAAGACCATTGCTCTTTACGTTATGACAGCATTGTAGTCTAATTACTTCACTACAAACATTCCGTCCTTGTAGTCCACGACAGCGGGCTTTGCTGCACTCACAGTGCCCGAAAGTATTGCGTGGCTCAACGGACGTTCAATGTTGCGTTCGATGTAACGCTGGATCGGGCGAGCACCGAATTCTGGCTGGTAAGCACCTTCCGCAATCGCATCAAGTGCCGCATCCGAAAGCGTAAGCACCAAGTCCTGACGGGCAGCGCGGTTCGCCAAATCCGCAAATTTGAGTTTCACGATTTCGCGAATCTGCTTCTTCGAGAGGCTCTGGAACACAAGCACTTCGTCCAAGCGGTTCAAGAATTCCGGGCGGAAGAACGCATGCAAGTCGGCTTCGACATCCGCAAGCGCAACCTGCGGCGGTTCACCGTTCTTGGCGTTAGCCGCACTCAAGCGGAACTTCTCGGCACCCAAGTTCGAGGTCATCAAAATCAAGGTGTTCTTGAAGTTCACCGTACGGCCCTTGCCGTCCGTCAAACGACCGTCATCGAGCACCTGCAACAGTGTATTGAACACGTCCGGATGCGCCTTCTCGATTTCATCGAGCAAAATCACGCAGTACGGATGCGTACGTACAGCTTCGGTCAGCTGGCCGCCTTCTTCGTAGCCCACGTATCCCGGAGGAGCACCGATCAAACGGCTAACGCTATGCTTTTCCATGTATTCGCTCATGTCGATACGGACAAGTGCGTTTTCGCTATCGAAAAGTTCCACAGCCAAAGCCTTTGCAAGTTCCGTCTTACCCACGCCCGTCGGGCCCAAGAAGAGGAAGCTTCCAATCGGCGCATTTTCACGAGAGAGGCCGCTACGGTTACGCAAAATCGCTTCGGACACGGCTTCAACAGCTTCGTCCTGGCCAATCACACGGGCATGCAGACGTTCGTCCAAGTGCAACAACTTTGCCTTTTCGCCTTCGCAGAGCTTTGTCACCGGAATGCCCGTCCAACGGCTCACCACAAGCGCAATCGTCTCTTCGGTGACTTCTTCGCTCAAGCCGCCTTCTTCGGCACTCTTGCGGAGCGCTTCGGTCTTCTGGGCCAATTCCTTTTCGATGTTCACAATCTTGTTGTACTTGAGTTCGGCAGCGCGGTTCAAGTCGTAACGAGCTTCAGCCTGTTCCATCTCGTCCTTTGCCGCCTTCAAGGATTTCTTCAAGTCCTGAACTTCGGCAAATGCGGCACGGCGATCTTGCCAGCGTTCCTGCATCTGCTTGACGGCAGCATCGGTCACAGCAAGGTCTTCACGGAGTTCTTTCAAGCGCTTGACGCTCGCTTCATCCGTTTCCTTCGAAAGCGCCTGCTCTTCGATTTTCATCTGGAGTTCCTTACGCTGTAAGGTATCGAGCGCTTCTGGGACCGTGTCCATCTGCGTTTTCACAAGGCTTGCCGCCTCGTCAATCAAGTCAATCGCCTTATCCGGGAGGAACCTATCACTGATGTAACGGTTCGAAAGTTTCACAGCAGCGACGAGCGCGTTATCGTGCAGACGCACGCCATGGTGCGCATCAAAGCCATCCTTAATGCCACGCAAGATGGAAATTGCTTCGTCTTCACTCGGTTCCGAAACCTGCACCGGCTGGAAACGACGTTCCAAAGCGGAATCCTTTTCAATGTATTTGCGGTATTCCTGAGTCGTCGTCGCACCAATGCAATGGAGTTCGCCACGAGCAAGCTTCGGCTTTAGCATATTGCCCAAGTCCATCGAGCCTTCGGTCTTACCGGCCCCCACAATGTTGTGGAGTTCGTCAATGAACATAAGCGTGTTGCCATCTTCTTCAATCGCATCAATCACAGATTTGAGACGTTCTTCAAAATCGCCACGGTACTTAGCGCCTGCCATCAAGGCAGACAAATCAAGCGCAAAGACCTTCTTGCCCTTCAACGCATCAGGCACGTCACCGCGGTAAATACGTTCGGCAAGGCCTTCGACAATAGCCGTCTTACCCACACCCGGTTCACCGACCAAGCAAGGGTTGTTCTTTGTCTTACGGCTCAAAATCAAAATCACACGGCGGATTTCTTCTTCACGGCCAATCACCGGAGAGAGCTTTCCGTCTGCCGCCATTTCCACGAGTTCACGACCGTAGAGTTTCAGCGGAGACTGTTCCTCGGCATTCGCGGCACCCGCAAACGGGTCCGAAAGCCAAGTTTCCACCACTTCGGTCGAACCGAGCGCATCTTCAAAAACCTTGGCAAGTCCACGGTCACCCGAG of the Fibrobacter sp. UWB2 genome contains:
- a CDS encoding ATP-dependent Clp protease ATP-binding subunit; the protein is MSDFTNDAEKVLAKAQSLRDRCSHSYLGAAHLAVGLVEGPDATLKKLYKSKGVKTNELRGRLEPFVQKIPRMEGVNPDVEPDSDLNRILRAAVQAARQVSRMVTPGDLLVALMKFSGDRGLAKVFEDALGSTEVVETWLSDPFAGAANAEEQSPLKLYGRELVEMAADGKLSPVIGREEEIRRVILILSRKTKNNPCLVGEPGVGKTAIVEGLAERIYRGDVPDALKGKKVFALDLSALMAGAKYRGDFEERLKSVIDAIEEDGNTLMFIDELHNIVGAGKTEGSMDLGNMLKPKLARGELHCIGATTTQEYRKYIEKDSALERRFQPVQVSEPSEDEAISILRGIKDGFDAHHGVRLHDNALVAAVKLSNRYISDRFLPDKAIDLIDEAASLVKTQMDTVPEALDTLQRKELQMKIEEQALSKETDEASVKRLKELREDLAVTDAAVKQMQERWQDRRAAFAEVQDLKKSLKAAKDEMEQAEARYDLNRAAELKYNKIVNIEKELAQKTEALRKSAEEGGLSEEVTEETIALVVSRWTGIPVTKLCEGEKAKLLHLDERLHARVIGQDEAVEAVSEAILRNRSGLSRENAPIGSFLFLGPTGVGKTELAKALAVELFDSENALVRIDMSEYMEKHSVSRLIGAPPGYVGYEEGGQLTEAVRTHPYCVILLDEIEKAHPDVFNTLLQVLDDGRLTDGKGRTVNFKNTLILMTSNLGAEKFRLSAANAKNGEPPQVALADVEADLHAFFRPEFLNRLDEVLVFQSLSKKQIREIVKLKFADLANRAARQDLVLTLSDAALDAIAEGAYQPEFGARPIQRYIERNIERPLSHAILSGTVSAAKPAVVDYKDGMFVVK